DNA sequence from the Sulfurimonas sediminis genome:
TGTTCTTGCATAATACCGAGCAAAATCAAATTTGGAGGTGTGCCGATGGGTGTCAATATGCCTCCTATACTTGCACCATAAGTAATAGCAAGGGCAAAACGCATTTTTAATTTTATGTTATCTGTTAAAAAAACTGCAATACTGATAAGCAACAGGGTTGTTGTAGTATTGGACAAAATGGAACTTAAAAGTGCTGATGTCAGTGCAAGAGAAAATATCATTCCTCTTGGTGTTGCAGGAAACAGACCCAGAAGTTTATTGGCTACATGTAAATGCAGCTTAGTTTTTTCAACCGCTATTGCAAGTAAAAAACCGCCAAAAAAGAGATAAATGATAGGATTGGCATAATTTGCGGCAGTCATTTTTGTATCTAAAATCCCAAAGGCAGGAAAAAGAACTATGGGTAAAAGAGAGACAACACCCAATGGCAGACCTTCATTTGTCCAAAGCGTTACAAAAAAGGCTATACACCCTATAAGGGAACTTTGCTGGAGTGTAAAAAAGACTCCGCTGAGAGCAAAAAAGAAAAGTCCTGTACTCAGTGCCATTGCTATTTTCATATAAATCCTTACATCCTACTTTGTCAATAAATCTTTCAAACTCTCATGTGGATTTTTCCCCTCGAGTGTCAGATACACTTCTCTCGCAATAGGAAGATACAAATCTTGCTTTACAGAGATGTCATGCAGAGCATACGCAGTTCCTATTCCTTCTGCAACTTCGCCCAGTGCTTCAAGAATCTCTTTTTGAGTACGGCCTTTTGCAAGACCGATTCCCACTCTGAAGTTTCTGCTCATGGGAGAAGAAGCTGTTAAAAACAGATCACCTGCACCACTTAAACCTATAAAACTCTCCTCTTTTGCGCCGTATGCAATGCCAAAGCGCTGCATTTCAACCAAACCGCGAGATATCAACGCCGCAGCTGCATTATTTCCTAATTCCAATCCATTGCATATACCCGCGGCAATCGCAATGACATTTTTGTATGCACCGCAAACTTCTGCGCCTATCACATCATCTGAAGTATATGTTTTAATAAAAGAGGGAAACAAATCACCCAACTCTTGAGCAAGTTTTTCATTCGAAGAGTTTATAACCAAGGCAGTCGGCAGGGACTGCATCACTTCTGAAGCAAAAGAGGGACCAGATAAAAAGGCTATATTTTCATCGGGAACATACTTTTCATATATTTCATTTAAAAACTTTCCGCTTGTAGCCTCTATACCCTTGGATGCCACAAGAATTTTTTGGTTTTTAAATACAAAATTTTCTTCAAGCCAGTCTGCTATCTGCTGTGCCGGTACTGTAACCACAAGATACTCGCATGCAAGAATCTCATCAAGAGTGACAAAATTGTCTAAATCTCTCGGAGTTCTAGACGTAATAAAAACACTGTTTTTTTCACTCAGGGCAAATGCCAAAGCACTGCCCCACTTACCTGCTCCAATGACTCCAATTGACATATCGCTTACTCCCAATCAAATTTTCAAATTCCTGTATATCTTTTTCATATCCTACTATTACTAGAATATCACCGCTTTTTATAACATGCTCTTTTGCTTTGTTTGAATATATAAATTCACTCTGCATATCTTCATGCATCACAGATAATACCAGTATGCCATTATATCGTGTCCAGTCTATACTTTTAAGTTTTTCATCCTTAAAATGGCTTGTATCGTCAATTTTAATTTGTGCAATTTTGAGATCACTCTCTTCATATAAAATACTGTGCAGTACCTTGTTCGATACCGGTTTTTCCAGTACATTTGCAATAATATCCGATGTGGTCTCTACAATCGGAATGACTTTTGTGGCGCCTGCCATTTTCAGTTTATCTGAATTTTCTTTATTTGATGCAATCGTTATAATTGTCAGGTTTTCAAAACTTGAACGCAGTGATATCGTTAAAAATATATTTTCGGAAGGGTCTTCCAATGCACAAAAAGCTATTGAATTTTCAATATCTACATTGTTGTCTATCTCTTCCCACTCATCGCTTAAATCAAAAAGTTCCACATCATACAAACCCTCTTTTTTATCACTCTCATCCAAAGAGTAAACTTTGATGCTGTTGTATTTGTCTTTTAGATTTTTTATGATTTCATAGGCGTATTTATTGTGTCCAAATATCAATGCTGTAGTTTTAGTCATCATGTACTCTTGTATGTAAATATTTTTCAAATTCTTTAATATACACCTGATATCCAATGACCAAAAGATAATCTCCGGCCTCCAGCAAAGTGCTGTCTAAAGGGTTAAAATAAAAGCGGTCTTTTTCATGTTTGTAAACACCGAGCAAAACGATACTGTAGTGTTTATTGTTCAAATCTCCGACTGTAGGGAAGTTTTCTACTATTCTTTTGGTGATGCCGATTTCATCGATAATTACATCAGAATCTTCACTCCTCAGCTCATGAATCACTTCAAAAGCGACAGGCTTTCCTACCAACTCTTTTGTTATAAGCCCCACAAGCTCCTGAGGATAGACTATTTTATTGATACCTACAAACTCCAGTTTGTTACGGTTTGCATCATTGTTTAACAAAGACAAAATCATAACATCTTTGTTTAAAGACCGTATAGTCAAAGCGGCATAGACATTGTCTACATCATTTTCACGCAGACACAGCACGCCTTTGAGTTGTTTTTGCATATCTATGTTGAGTTTTTCATAGCTTTCTTTGTTGCCGGGATTATAATTTAATGTAGTATACCCGTCCATTTTTGCATTTTCCACTCTTTGTGTATCTTCATCAAGAACGATAATATTATGCCCGCTTTTTGAAAGTTTTCTGGCAACTTCCCTGGCGACATTTTCATATCCGCATATCAGATAAAATTTTTTCAGTTTGGCAATATTTTCAATTGTTTTTATCTCTTTAATCTCTTCAAGTTTCTCGGTAAAAGCAGAAACAAACAAAGATGTGGTAAATGCCAAAACCGCAATACCTGCGATGATAACGATGACGGCTACAAAACGCCCTTC
Encoded proteins:
- a CDS encoding NAD(P)H-dependent glycerol-3-phosphate dehydrogenase, which produces MSIGVIGAGKWGSALAFALSEKNSVFITSRTPRDLDNFVTLDEILACEYLVVTVPAQQIADWLEENFVFKNQKILVASKGIEATSGKFLNEIYEKYVPDENIAFLSGPSFASEVMQSLPTALVINSSNEKLAQELGDLFPSFIKTYTSDDVIGAEVCGAYKNVIAIAAGICNGLELGNNAAAALISRGLVEMQRFGIAYGAKEESFIGLSGAGDLFLTASSPMSRNFRVGIGLAKGRTQKEILEALGEVAEGIGTAYALHDISVKQDLYLPIAREVYLTLEGKNPHESLKDLLTK
- a CDS encoding NAD-binding protein — its product is MTKTTALIFGHNKYAYEIIKNLKDKYNSIKVYSLDESDKKEGLYDVELFDLSDEWEEIDNNVDIENSIAFCALEDPSENIFLTISLRSSFENLTIITIASNKENSDKLKMAGATKVIPIVETTSDIIANVLEKPVSNKVLHSILYEESDLKIAQIKIDDTSHFKDEKLKSIDWTRYNGILVLSVMHEDMQSEFIYSNKAKEHVIKSGDILVIVGYEKDIQEFENLIGSKRYVNWSHWSR
- a CDS encoding ion transporter; the protein is MIKSLILDAAYFLNTSKKYQSFKNFFYNILENDKCKYKKYIDIFMIILIFISVGVLIREVKHHVNDYLMFFSNYVISIIFFIEYMLRLWVNSSVSEIIVKRAEHDTFLLREVNLYKAFKKILKVKLSYMASPKAIIDLLAILPFFHELRLLRIFILFRVFKLFRYAKSLQILSSVLATKKFEFFTLGIFAFVVIFISSVLIYVMEGNRADSPVDTLFEALYWAIVTISTVGYGDIVPVTSEGRFVAVIVIIAGIAVLAFTTSLFVSAFTEKLEEIKEIKTIENIAKLKKFYLICGYENVAREVARKLSKSGHNIIVLDEDTQRVENAKMDGYTTLNYNPGNKESYEKLNIDMQKQLKGVLCLRENDVDNVYAALTIRSLNKDVMILSLLNNDANRNKLEFVGINKIVYPQELVGLITKELVGKPVAFEVIHELRSEDSDVIIDEIGITKRIVENFPTVGDLNNKHYSIVLLGVYKHEKDRFYFNPLDSTLLEAGDYLLVIGYQVYIKEFEKYLHTRVHDD